In the Meiothermus sp. QL-1 genome, one interval contains:
- a CDS encoding LutB/LldF family L-lactate oxidation iron-sulfur protein: MRVAANQYPQAAARLLREEPHVRDSVTGATLHFDGRRQQAYAEVDAEAWRRWAEAVKNHVLMHLDEYLLQAEASLQKNGVQVHWAEDADDARRIVAEIARSGRVKKVVKAKTMVSEELGLNPMLEGMGIEVLETDLGEYIIQLLNQPPSHIVGPAIHLNLEQIRHLFHERFQTPLEASPEQLAAVARRVLREGFLSADMGISGGNFVVAETGTLALIENEGNIRLSTSAPRIHVALVGIEKLLPRFSDLAVFLSLTARAATGQRLGTFVSLIQGPRRPGEPDGPEEVHVVFVDNGRSSVLADLEAWETLRCLRCAACLNACPVYRQTGGHPYGYVYSGPIGSILSPGLLGLEETKPLPYASSLCGACFQACPVRIPIPKLLLTWRHRAVQEGLTPKAEAAAIKAYAQVMTHPWLYRLASRALRLLPEKALNNTLLPVIRTWREGRAGLRPSPKSFLQMWEDGEV; the protein is encoded by the coding sequence ATGAGGGTCGCCGCCAACCAGTACCCCCAGGCCGCAGCCCGGCTGCTGCGCGAGGAGCCCCATGTGCGCGACTCGGTCACCGGGGCCACCCTCCACTTTGACGGCAGAAGGCAGCAGGCCTACGCCGAGGTGGACGCCGAGGCCTGGCGGCGCTGGGCCGAGGCGGTCAAGAACCACGTCCTGATGCACCTGGACGAGTACCTGCTCCAGGCCGAGGCCAGCCTACAGAAAAACGGCGTGCAGGTGCACTGGGCCGAGGACGCCGACGACGCGCGGCGCATTGTGGCCGAGATTGCCCGCAGCGGCAGGGTCAAAAAGGTGGTCAAGGCCAAGACCATGGTTTCGGAGGAGCTGGGCCTCAACCCCATGCTGGAGGGGATGGGCATCGAGGTGCTAGAGACCGACCTGGGCGAGTACATCATCCAGCTCCTGAACCAGCCCCCTTCGCACATCGTGGGGCCGGCCATTCACCTGAACCTGGAGCAGATTCGCCACCTCTTTCACGAGCGCTTTCAGACCCCCCTGGAGGCCAGCCCCGAACAGCTTGCGGCAGTGGCCCGCCGAGTCTTGCGCGAGGGGTTCCTTAGTGCCGACATGGGCATCTCGGGGGGCAACTTCGTGGTGGCCGAGACCGGCACCCTGGCCCTGATCGAAAACGAAGGGAACATAAGGCTCTCCACCTCGGCCCCCCGCATCCACGTGGCGCTGGTAGGCATCGAAAAACTCCTGCCCCGCTTCTCCGACCTGGCGGTCTTTCTCTCGCTCACCGCCCGCGCCGCCACCGGGCAGCGGCTCGGCACCTTCGTCTCGCTCATCCAAGGGCCACGCCGGCCCGGTGAACCGGACGGGCCTGAAGAGGTGCACGTGGTCTTCGTGGATAATGGGCGGAGCAGCGTGCTGGCCGACCTCGAGGCCTGGGAGACCCTGCGCTGCTTGCGCTGCGCGGCCTGCCTCAACGCCTGCCCGGTCTACCGCCAGACCGGCGGCCACCCCTACGGCTACGTCTACAGCGGCCCCATTGGCTCCATCCTCTCGCCCGGCCTTTTGGGCCTGGAGGAAACCAAGCCCCTCCCCTACGCCTCCTCGCTCTGCGGGGCCTGTTTCCAGGCCTGCCCGGTGCGGATTCCCATCCCCAAGCTCCTGCTCACCTGGCGCCACCGGGCGGTGCAGGAAGGGCTCACCCCTAAGGCAGAGGCCGCCGCCATCAAGGCCTACGCCCAGGTCATGACCCACCCCTGGCTCTACCGCCTGGCCTCCAGGGCCCTGCGGCTGTTGCCCGAGAAGGCGCTGAACAACACCCTTCTCCCGGTGATTCGGACCTGGAGGGAGGGCCGGGCCGGGCTCAGACCCAGCCCCAAGAGCTTCCTGCAGATGTGGGAGGATGGAGAGGTGTAG
- a CDS encoding phosphoribosylanthranilate isomerase produces the protein MTRAKICGITRLEDALLAEELGAWALGFILAPGSKRYVEPEQIRPIAEALGPLVVRVGVFVDTPPEAVLKQLQTARLQVAQLHGAEPPEWSEHIRRFFPVIKAFRLSGPARPEWLSYPADALLADGATPGSGQPYPLGWLEPLRAHPRLIVAGGLGPDNLAPVLEIGPYAVDVSSGVEAGPGRKDPGKLRAFLAQVMGSSRNQ, from the coding sequence ATGACCCGCGCCAAAATCTGCGGCATCACCCGCCTCGAGGACGCCCTCCTGGCCGAAGAGCTGGGGGCCTGGGCCCTGGGCTTCATCCTGGCCCCCGGCAGCAAGCGCTATGTGGAGCCCGAGCAAATCCGCCCCATCGCCGAGGCCCTGGGGCCTCTGGTGGTGCGGGTGGGGGTGTTCGTGGATACCCCTCCCGAGGCTGTCCTGAAGCAGTTGCAGACCGCCCGGCTCCAGGTGGCCCAGCTCCACGGCGCCGAGCCCCCAGAGTGGTCTGAGCACATCCGGCGTTTCTTCCCGGTCATCAAGGCCTTCCGGCTCTCGGGCCCGGCCCGGCCCGAGTGGCTCTCCTACCCGGCCGATGCCCTTCTAGCCGATGGGGCAACCCCTGGCAGCGGCCAGCCCTACCCCCTGGGATGGCTGGAGCCCCTGCGCGCCCACCCCCGGCTAATCGTCGCCGGGGGGCTCGGGCCAGACAACCTGGCCCCGGTGCTGGAGATTGGGCCCTACGCGGTGGACGTGAGCAGCGGCGTGGAGGCCGGCCCGGGGCGCAAAGACCCCGGCAAACTCCGGGCCTTTCTGGCTCAGGTAATGGGCTCCAGCCGGAACCAGTAG